A genome region from Tenebrio molitor chromosome 4, icTenMoli1.1, whole genome shotgun sequence includes the following:
- the LOC138129651 gene encoding fatty acyl-CoA reductase wat-like, with protein sequence MCRSKIFEFYENKSVFITGGTGFIGKVLIEKLLRSTNVATIYVLIRAKKGKNVSTRLEEMFKCALFDRLRVERPDFKRCVNVVAGDCTQENLGLTPEDQEELISKTNIVFHVAATVDFNENIKTAYDINVKGTKALLEFCKKFKNLMSVVHTSTAYVYCHLDSLDEVIYDHPLHYERAESMLEKLSLEEAHRLTPSIVNKWINTYTFTKAMTESMIKEISDGLPIGIFRPAIVTSSYKDPVKSWVDSFAAFGFTAFFSLGYLRVLLYKEGSNIECVPVDLVTSAMIACAWDIPHKDPIPVYNYVSSVDNPTSFIDFFKILRPQMHRYPLSKAVWTPRVMCTTNSFFYFLFKILFNYTLAVLYDFHHIMTAKKPQALVKVIYLGKLFDSFGFFTNTNWKFTNGNVKRLWDRTNDGDRKLFPFDIRLVKWDRYYSNFLKGIRIYLLKDPLNTVPEARIRMQRFEIAHSILLFAIYFISTFSVGIMLSSILSLML encoded by the exons ATGTGTCgatcaaaaattttcgaattttatgAGAACAAAAGTGTTTTTATTACTGGAGGTACCGGTTTTATAGGAAAAGTCCTGATCGAAAAACTTTTGAGAAGCACTAACGTTGCCACCATTTACGTTTTAATAAGGGCGAAAAAAGGCAAAAACGTATCGACAAGATTAGAAGAGATGTTCAAGTGTGCG CTCTTTGACAGACTACGGGTCGAGCGTCCAGACTTCAAAAGATGTGTAAATGTGGTCGCCGGCGACTGTACCCAAGAAAACCTGGGTTTGACACCAGAAGATCAAGAGGAGTTGATTTCAAAAACCAACATCGTCTTTCATGTTGCCGCGACTGTGGATTTCAACGAAAACATCAAAACGGCTTATGACATTAACGTTAAAGGAACCAAGGCTTTGTTGGAATTTtgcaagaaatttaaaaacttgaTG TCGGTGGTGCACACTTCTACGGCGTATGTCTACTGTCACCTCGACTCTCTCGATGAAGTTATTTACGACCACCCTTTGCACTATGAACGAGCAGAATCGATGTTGGAGAAACTTTCACTAGAAGAAGCCCATCGACTGACACCGAG tATTGTAAACAAATGGATTAACACTTACACTTTCACTAAAGCTATGACGGAATCTATGATTAAAGAAATCTCAGATGGATTACCGATTGGAATATTTCGACCCGCAATAG TGACTTCTTCGTACAAAGACCCTGTCAAAAGTTGGGTCGATTCTTTTGCAGCTTTTGGTTTCActgcatttttttctttgggaTATCTTAGAGTTCTTTTATATAAAGAAGGTAGCAACATAGAGTGTGTCCCTGTCGATTTGGTAACTTCAGCAATGATTGCGTGCGCTTGGGACATACCCCACAAGGACCCCATTCCTGTATACAACTACGTCTCCTCCGTCGATAATCCAACTAGCTTCatagattttttcaaaatacttAGGCCACAAATGCATCGTTATCCTTTGAGTAAGGCTGTGTGGACGCCTAGAGTAATGTGCACAACCAATtcgtttttttactttttgttcaaaatactATTCAATTACACATTGGCGGTTTTGTATGATTTCCATCACATTATGACGGCTAAAAAACCACAAGCATTAGTCAAAGTAATATATCTCGGAAAACTCTTCGATTCGTTTGGTTTTTTTACGAATacaaattggaaatttacCAATGGAAACGTAAAGCGTTTGTGGGATCGTACGAATGATGGAGATAGAAAACTGTTTCCATTTGACATTAGACTAGTTAAGTGGGACAGATATTACAGCAATTTCTTAAAAGGAATAAGAATCTATTTGCTCAAGGATCCGTTGAACACAGTACCGGAAGCAAGGATTAGAATGCAAAG attcgaGATTGCTCATTCTATTCTACTGTtcgcaatttattttatttcaacgtTTTCAGTAGGGATTATGTTGTCATCAATTTTGTCTCTAATGCTTTAA